The following are from one region of the Atribacterota bacterium genome:
- a CDS encoding branched-chain amino acid ABC transporter permease: MNVFKKTNIGKLLIIFLIIFALFIPLILGSNQYQVLLATTVLLYGVMATSWNIIGGLAGQLDFAAFAYLGLGAYTSGTLLIRFNLTPWIGMILGGVIAAGFALLIGIPLFRFRIKEVWYALTTSALVEILKVSFNMWEEVGGPVERCLPYFSGSLLHMRFTSYTPYYYIMFVMLIISLFLNQRIASSKLGYYLKALGEDESAAEVLGVDTQTAKLKALLCYSFLIGMTGGIYANMYGYIHPSFFNGQETTKIAILGIVGGRGITYGPLLAAVLLVGAQEYLRASLGGEFSGLYLLIYAIILIIVVLFKPRGIATFFQDAYKKLIAGGGKE; the protein is encoded by the coding sequence ATGAATGTTTTCAAAAAAACGAATATAGGAAAATTGTTAATAATATTTTTAATCATCTTTGCTTTATTTATACCACTTATACTTGGGTCCAATCAATATCAAGTACTTCTGGCTACGACTGTGCTGCTCTATGGAGTAATGGCAACTTCTTGGAATATCATTGGCGGATTAGCAGGTCAACTTGACTTTGCCGCTTTTGCTTATTTAGGATTAGGTGCCTATACTTCCGGCACTCTACTCATTCGATTTAATCTTACCCCCTGGATTGGTATGATTTTAGGGGGAGTGATAGCTGCGGGATTTGCTTTATTAATTGGGATTCCCTTATTTCGATTCAGAATAAAAGAGGTTTGGTATGCCTTGACTACCAGTGCTCTGGTAGAAATACTTAAGGTGTCTTTTAATATGTGGGAAGAAGTAGGGGGCCCGGTAGAGAGATGTCTCCCTTACTTTTCTGGCTCCTTGCTGCATATGCGCTTTACCTCTTATACCCCTTATTATTATATAATGTTTGTTATGCTTATAATTTCTCTATTTTTAAATCAACGAATCGCCTCCTCCAAGCTTGGTTATTATCTTAAAGCATTAGGGGAGGATGAATCTGCCGCTGAAGTTTTGGGAGTTGATACTCAAACCGCTAAATTAAAGGCTTTACTCTGTTATTCCTTTTTAATAGGTATGACTGGCGGTATTTATGCTAATATGTACGGCTATATTCATCCCAGCTTTTTTAACGGACAGGAGACTACCAAAATTGCCATATTAGGAATTGTAGGGGGAAGAGGGATTACCTATGGTCCTCTTTTGGCTGCCGTGTTATTAGTAGGAGCTCAAGAGTATCTCAGAGCTAGTCTGGGAGGAGAATTTTCAGGCTTATATCTATTAATCTACGCCATTATCTTGATTATTGTTGTTCTTTTCAAACCTAGAGGAATTGCTACCTTTTTTCAGGATGCTTATAAGAAACTTATAGCGGGGGGAGGTAAAGAATAA
- a CDS encoding branched-chain amino acid ABC transporter permease, with the protein MEVMIQSIFNGILMGCIYALIALGLSLIFGVMNVVNFAHGNFVMLSMYFTFWAGTLYKIDAVLSSLITFPLLFLFGILVYYGLISRTLREHYTIQIAVTVGLMTFLGAITQLIWQARPRALAYSFVQGTIQFGSYTIALSRLISAIISLIIIMIISFFLARTWPGRAIRATSDDSSAASLMGIDFQKTYALAFGLGSGLTAIAGSLLMTFQQVDPTMGLRFGLLSFCILALAGLGSITGLVISGLIVGISESLAMSFWDPRARTLVIYLIFILVLWLRPRGLFGRK; encoded by the coding sequence ATGGAAGTAATGATTCAGAGTATATTTAATGGGATATTAATGGGCTGCATTTATGCCTTAATTGCATTAGGATTATCGCTTATCTTTGGTGTAATGAATGTAGTGAATTTTGCTCATGGCAATTTTGTAATGCTTTCGATGTATTTTACTTTTTGGGCTGGTACTTTATATAAAATTGATGCAGTACTTAGCTCACTTATTACTTTTCCCCTATTATTTCTATTTGGAATATTAGTCTATTATGGATTAATTAGTCGAACGCTGAGAGAGCATTATACTATACAAATTGCAGTAACAGTAGGTCTAATGACCTTTTTAGGTGCAATTACTCAGTTGATTTGGCAGGCACGGCCACGCGCACTTGCCTACTCTTTTGTGCAAGGTACCATTCAATTTGGAAGTTATACCATTGCACTATCACGATTAATTTCTGCGATAATAAGCCTTATCATCATAATGATTATATCCTTTTTTTTAGCCAGGACCTGGCCAGGAAGAGCAATACGAGCAACTTCTGATGATTCCAGTGCAGCATCTTTGATGGGGATAGACTTTCAAAAGACTTATGCTCTCGCCTTCGGCTTAGGATCAGGACTGACTGCCATAGCTGGAAGTTTATTGATGACCTTCCAACAAGTTGACCCTACAATGGGTTTACGATTTGGATTGCTTAGTTTTTGTATTCTTGCCCTTGCAGGATTAGGCTCGATTACTGGATTGGTAATTTCTGGATTGATTGTAGGTATAAGTGAATCACTGGCGATGTCTTTTTGGGATCCCAGGGCTAGGACACTGGTAATATATCTGATCTTTATTTTAGTTCTTTGGTTGCGACCCAGAGGATTATTTGGGAGGAAGTAA
- a CDS encoding ABC transporter substrate-binding protein, protein MLSKHIISKTFFGIVVIFLISFFLFNFSVFSANLPDKIVVGCLEPLTGAHAVFGTEGKIGMEFAVKHINESGGIKSLGGIPLELVSEDVGEDAMSARLATESIISKYHPVAVLGLYISRLTTVASEITEREKVIMVADALVDDVTEMGRQYVFRPAPKASMQGRSAVEFVLQAAEKAGVAVEKIAILNEDSSFGRSNAIGAVQAALDNGLTIVYQKEYPYDITDASSIVHGIATAKADFVVHCPYFMDAIIFAQAFKELNLFPKFITGMGACGYTDPESIETLGKTAENYCNTYSFNPAKDTPQNRKFVEEYKAQVGHIPTEGAGMNYYGMWILKEALELSGNLFPEDPLNPDNLRNAFLKLDLTSGPAVETYPTNHVAFDGKGDNPSARATILQVINGEPKVVWPFEEAEAEFVFPRPDATY, encoded by the coding sequence ATGTTGAGTAAGCATATTATTTCAAAAACTTTTTTTGGTATTGTGGTTATTTTTTTAATTAGTTTCTTCTTATTTAATTTCTCTGTATTTTCCGCTAATTTACCTGATAAAATTGTTGTTGGTTGTCTAGAGCCACTTACTGGGGCACACGCAGTCTTTGGAACAGAAGGGAAAATTGGTATGGAATTCGCAGTCAAACATATTAATGAATCCGGTGGCATTAAATCCTTAGGTGGCATACCTTTGGAATTAGTAAGTGAAGATGTTGGCGAAGATGCCATGAGTGCACGTCTGGCAACAGAAAGCATTATAAGTAAATATCATCCTGTTGCTGTTTTGGGGTTGTATATCAGCCGGTTAACCACAGTAGCATCTGAGATTACTGAAAGAGAAAAAGTAATTATGGTAGCTGATGCTCTGGTGGATGATGTCACTGAGATGGGACGGCAATATGTATTCAGACCTGCTCCTAAAGCAAGTATGCAGGGAAGATCAGCTGTAGAATTTGTTCTGCAAGCGGCTGAAAAGGCTGGAGTAGCGGTAGAGAAAATTGCCATTCTAAACGAAGATTCTTCTTTTGGAAGGAGTAATGCCATAGGCGCTGTACAAGCCGCATTAGATAATGGACTGACCATTGTCTATCAAAAGGAGTATCCTTATGATATTACCGATGCTTCATCTATTGTGCATGGCATTGCCACAGCTAAGGCAGATTTTGTAGTCCATTGCCCCTATTTTATGGATGCTATCATTTTTGCTCAAGCCTTTAAGGAATTAAACTTATTTCCCAAATTTATTACCGGTATGGGTGCTTGTGGATATACAGATCCGGAGTCTATAGAAACATTGGGTAAAACAGCTGAGAATTACTGTAACACTTACAGTTTCAATCCTGCTAAAGATACTCCCCAAAATCGTAAATTTGTTGAAGAATATAAAGCACAGGTGGGACACATTCCTACTGAAGGCGCCGGCATGAATTATTACGGAATGTGGATTTTAAAAGAAGCTCTTGAACTTTCCGGGAATCTATTCCCTGAAGATCCTTTAAATCCAGATAATCTACGTAACGCCTTTTTAAAACTTGACTTAACCTCTGGTCCAGCAGTTGAAACCTATCCTACCAATCATGTTGCTTTTGATGGAAAGGGAGATAATCCCTCTGCTAGAGCTACTATTTTACAGGTAATTAATGGGGAGCCTAAAGTGGTATGGCCTTTTGAAGAAGCAGAAGCCGAGTTTGTTTTCCCCAGACCAGATGCTACTTATTAA
- a CDS encoding lipoate--protein ligase: MKYIDSNSLNPYFNLALEEYILKNRNIKEDIVFLWQNTPTIVVGNNQNTIEEVNMPFVNERNIKVVRRLSGGGAVYQDLGNLNFTFLKRLSKPSNLDIKKFALPVVVALNKLGIPAQLTGRNDISVEGKKISGNAQRLFRNKLLHHGTLLFDTDLELMAKVLQVGVDKIQSKGIKSIRSRVTNLKPYFKQQITIEEFRESILSELFHGEKVNQYFLSEEDLVKINELVDNKYSTWEWNFGYSPPYSIKNARRFSGGKVEVFIDVEKGTIKNCQIFGDFLSLCDVSEVEKALQSKRYESETIEKILSRFNLKYYFGNITLPEIMTVFFG; encoded by the coding sequence ATGAAATATATTGATAGTAATTCTTTAAATCCTTATTTTAATTTGGCTTTGGAAGAGTATATATTGAAAAATAGAAATATTAAGGAAGATATTGTCTTTCTATGGCAAAATACACCGACTATTGTGGTTGGGAATAATCAGAATACCATTGAAGAAGTCAATATGCCTTTTGTAAATGAGCGGAACATTAAAGTTGTGCGTAGACTTTCTGGGGGAGGGGCAGTATACCAGGATTTAGGTAATTTGAATTTTACTTTTCTGAAACGTTTAAGTAAGCCTTCAAATTTAGACATTAAGAAATTTGCTCTACCTGTTGTGGTGGCATTGAATAAATTAGGTATTCCTGCCCAATTAACAGGTCGTAATGATATAAGCGTTGAAGGTAAAAAAATCTCTGGTAATGCACAACGTCTTTTCAGAAATAAACTTCTTCATCACGGGACTCTGCTTTTCGATACAGATTTAGAGTTAATGGCAAAGGTGCTTCAAGTGGGAGTTGATAAGATTCAATCAAAAGGAATTAAATCAATACGCAGTCGTGTTACCAATCTAAAGCCCTATTTCAAACAGCAAATTACGATTGAAGAATTTCGGGAATCTATTTTAAGTGAATTATTTCATGGAGAAAAGGTTAATCAATATTTTTTGAGTGAAGAAGATTTAGTAAAAATAAATGAGTTGGTAGATAATAAGTATAGTACCTGGGAGTGGAATTTTGGTTATTCCCCTCCCTATAGTATTAAGAATGCCCGTAGATTTTCAGGTGGAAAGGTGGAAGTGTTTATTGATGTAGAGAAGGGAACAATAAAAAATTGTCAGATATTCGGTGATTTTTTATCTTTATGTGATGTCTCTGAAGTCGAGAAGGCATTACAAAGTAAGCGTTATGAATCAGAAACCATAGAAAAAATCCTATCCCGATTTAACCTAAAGTATTATTTTGGAAATATAACGTTACCAGAAATAATGACAGTTTTCTTTGGTTAA
- a CDS encoding EamA family transporter, with protein MLKKTKGYLLIATAGALWGTVGFLVTKLLDAKLPLSTIIFYRMFLAFFLLFFFLLFTDSAKLKIDRVLLKYVIAIGLISQCLFNICYFSAIKLTSIATAVTLLYTAPIFIAIMARVFFHEFFTKNKLLALLLCVFGCFLAVTGGNWKNIEFSSIGILLGIASGITYGSLTIFSKPIAHKYHSHTIVFYSLGFGILFYLPLAQPMVLWQSTINALTWFYILSLSIISTIIPLLFYCVGLSMGVEASQAGIISTVEVVVSVIVSHFFLQELLWGWKLMGILMVIGSVVLVRLDKLIRINGKASLNNESA; from the coding sequence TTGCTTAAAAAAACAAAAGGATATCTTCTGATAGCCACCGCTGGAGCTCTCTGGGGAACAGTTGGTTTTTTGGTCACAAAATTACTGGATGCTAAACTCCCCCTCTCTACCATCATTTTTTATAGAATGTTCTTAGCTTTTTTTTTACTTTTTTTCTTTCTTCTTTTTACAGATAGTGCTAAATTAAAAATTGACCGAGTACTATTAAAATATGTTATAGCAATTGGTTTAATTAGCCAATGTCTTTTTAACATATGTTATTTTAGTGCTATAAAACTAACCTCTATCGCCACTGCGGTAACTTTGCTCTACACCGCACCCATCTTTATTGCCATAATGGCTCGAGTTTTTTTCCATGAATTTTTTACTAAAAACAAGTTGCTGGCTTTACTGTTGTGTGTGTTTGGTTGTTTTCTTGCTGTTACCGGCGGTAATTGGAAAAATATAGAATTTAGTTCAATAGGAATACTGCTGGGAATAGCCTCTGGAATAACCTATGGCTCTTTGACTATTTTCAGTAAACCTATTGCTCATAAATATCATTCCCATACTATTGTCTTTTATTCTCTTGGTTTTGGCATTCTTTTCTATTTGCCATTGGCACAACCCATGGTTCTATGGCAATCAACTATTAATGCTCTAACCTGGTTTTATATCCTATCTCTCAGTATTATCTCTACCATCATTCCCCTTCTTTTTTATTGTGTTGGTTTGTCAATGGGAGTAGAAGCCTCTCAGGCTGGTATCATTAGCACTGTTGAAGTAGTTGTATCAGTTATAGTATCCCATTTCTTTTTGCAGGAACTACTCTGGGGCTGGAAATTAATGGGCATTCTAATGGTTATAGGTTCAGTAGTCCTGGTTCGGCTAGATAAGCTTATTAGAATAAATGGAAAGGCTAGCCTTAATAATGAATCTGCTTAG
- a CDS encoding DMT family transporter produces the protein MLYLKLSLVAMFFGGTFIAARVLSQALPPFTASFFRFLVASLFLLLFLLSRPIKLPNFKLKIVFQIFFLALSGIAGYNYLFFSGMKFIHASRASIIVSLNPALISILSFLFFRERINSIKIFGIILSFIGAIIVITKGQLSFMTFGDIGIGELYILGCVICWSTFTIISKLVIQEMPPLTAITLACLTGTCLLAIPAWQEGQLFKFLQFSTEIWISVFALSILGTVLAYIWYYEGLEKIGASKTGIFINFVPVWATALAILILGEQITMSFVLGALVVLSGVFLVNKK, from the coding sequence TTGTTATATCTGAAACTTTCTTTGGTAGCCATGTTTTTTGGGGGCACCTTTATTGCGGCCAGGGTATTATCACAAGCACTTCCTCCATTTACTGCTTCTTTTTTTAGATTTTTAGTGGCAAGCTTGTTCTTACTTTTGTTCTTATTGAGTAGACCCATCAAGCTACCCAATTTCAAATTAAAAATAGTCTTTCAGATATTCTTTTTAGCTCTTTCTGGCATTGCTGGCTATAACTACCTTTTCTTTTCTGGCATGAAATTTATTCATGCCTCCAGGGCTTCCATAATTGTTTCTTTGAATCCAGCTTTAATTTCTATTCTTTCTTTTCTTTTTTTCCGAGAAAGAATCAATTCTATAAAAATATTTGGGATCATCCTTTCCTTTATAGGTGCCATAATAGTTATCACTAAGGGTCAATTAAGTTTTATGACTTTTGGGGATATCGGCATAGGAGAATTGTATATTCTGGGATGTGTAATATGCTGGTCAACCTTTACCATAATAAGTAAATTAGTTATTCAAGAAATGCCACCATTAACTGCCATTACTTTAGCCTGTCTTACTGGAACTTGCTTACTTGCTATTCCAGCCTGGCAGGAAGGGCAGCTTTTTAAATTTCTTCAATTCTCTACAGAGATTTGGATAAGTGTTTTTGCTCTATCGATACTGGGAACTGTTTTAGCTTATATCTGGTATTACGAAGGATTGGAGAAAATAGGAGCTTCCAAAACTGGAATATTTATCAATTTTGTTCCAGTATGGGCAACAGCATTGGCTATTCTAATTTTAGGCGAACAGATTACTATGTCCTTCGTCCTGGGTGCTCTAGTAGTATTAAGCGGTGTTTTTCTAGTTAATAAGAAATAA
- the cysK gene encoding cysteine synthase A — MLINNIIKAIGNTPLLRLEKISSGNVYAKAEFLNPGGSIKDRVAKYIIEEAEKEKILKPGMTIIEATSGNTGIGLTLIGVQKGYKVVCVMPENMSEERKKIIHAFGGKIIATPAEESLTGSINKMREIIKREPERYFVADQFVNPKNPETHYKILGPEIWEDTKGEIDIFVAGVGSGGTLQGMGQFLKEKNPAIKIVAVEPKNSAALLGKEPGLHQIQGIGDGFIPGVLDVNLVDFVITVSDEEAIKTTRLLSFQEGLLVGTSSGANVFAALNLDNGRNRVVTVLPDRAERYFSTALL; from the coding sequence ATGTTAATTAATAATATCATCAAGGCAATAGGCAATACCCCACTTCTTCGTTTAGAAAAGATATCATCAGGAAATGTATACGCTAAAGCGGAATTTCTAAATCCTGGAGGTAGCATTAAAGATCGTGTAGCAAAATATATCATTGAAGAGGCAGAAAAAGAAAAGATCTTAAAACCAGGGATGACTATTATTGAGGCAACCTCTGGCAATACAGGCATAGGCTTAACACTTATTGGAGTTCAGAAAGGTTACAAGGTAGTCTGTGTGATGCCTGAAAATATGAGTGAAGAAAGAAAAAAAATAATTCATGCCTTTGGTGGTAAAATTATTGCCACTCCTGCTGAAGAAAGCCTAACTGGTTCCATTAACAAGATGAGAGAAATAATAAAAAGGGAACCAGAGAGATATTTTGTAGCTGATCAATTTGTTAATCCCAAGAATCCAGAGACACACTACAAGATTTTGGGTCCAGAAATCTGGGAAGATACTAAGGGTGAAATTGATATATTTGTTGCTGGCGTGGGAAGTGGCGGAACACTTCAGGGTATGGGCCAGTTTTTAAAAGAGAAAAATCCTGCCATAAAAATTGTAGCAGTGGAGCCCAAGAACAGCGCAGCCCTACTGGGTAAAGAACCAGGGCTACATCAGATTCAAGGTATCGGAGATGGATTTATTCCGGGTGTCCTGGATGTAAACCTGGTAGATTTTGTTATAACGGTTTCTGATGAAGAGGCAATTAAAACTACCCGCCTTCTTTCATTTCAGGAAGGATTATTAGTAGGTACTTCTTCAGGAGCAAACGTGTTTGCTGCTTTGAATTTAGATAATGGCAGAAATAGGGTTGTTACTGTATTACCAGATAGAGCAGAAAGATATTTCAGTACTGCTCTTTTATGA
- a CDS encoding NAD-dependent protein deacylase, producing the protein MVAIEQQKITEVSKLIQSSKYTVCLTGAGVSTASGIPDFRTPGKGLWSKVNPIEVTSIQAFQENPARFYHFYRPRIEELDNVAPNQAHYALAQLEQADYLKVLITQNIDNLHQKAGSKNVLEIHGNLSQAICTKCGEKISSCLLLQKIKNNDQQVPYCQCGGVFKPDVVLFGEMLSNLEEAIAEANKADLFLVAGSSLQVSPANLLPEYSLARKGDLIIINYMETHLDNKATIVVHQDVGVFLSEVCKHMGV; encoded by the coding sequence ATGGTAGCAATCGAACAGCAAAAAATAACAGAAGTAAGCAAGTTAATACAGAGCTCAAAATATACCGTCTGTTTAACAGGCGCCGGAGTAAGCACTGCTTCCGGTATCCCAGACTTCCGGACTCCGGGTAAAGGTTTGTGGTCTAAGGTAAATCCAATAGAAGTAACTAGTATACAGGCTTTTCAGGAAAATCCTGCTCGATTTTATCATTTTTATCGTCCCAGAATAGAAGAATTAGATAATGTTGCTCCCAACCAGGCTCATTATGCCCTTGCTCAGTTGGAGCAGGCGGATTATTTAAAAGTACTAATAACCCAGAATATTGACAATTTGCATCAAAAAGCAGGGTCAAAGAATGTTTTGGAAATTCATGGCAATTTATCCCAGGCTATCTGTACTAAATGTGGAGAAAAAATTTCTTCCTGTTTATTATTACAAAAAATAAAGAATAATGATCAACAAGTTCCTTATTGTCAGTGTGGTGGTGTTTTTAAACCGGATGTAGTGCTATTCGGTGAAATGCTATCCAACCTGGAAGAAGCAATTGCTGAAGCAAATAAGGCTGATCTGTTTTTAGTGGCAGGTTCATCATTACAGGTTTCCCCGGCTAATTTATTACCTGAATATAGTTTAGCCCGGAAGGGTGATCTGATTATTATTAATTATATGGAAACCCATTTAGATAATAAAGCTACCATTGTAGTACACCAGGATGTTGGCGTTTTCCTATCCGAAGTTTGTAAACATATGGGAGTATAG